The genomic segment CCCCTTTAATGTGCCTTTATCCGCTCTGCTGATAATTTACTAAAGAGAATGACACACGGGCCTAATTGAGTTGATATGGGAAACGAATTTGAGGAGTGTCAGAGCGTCTCTAAAGTGTTCAGGGACATTAAAGATGGAAGCGTGACATTTGACACGGAGATTGCACCTGATGATCGCCCTGCAGCCCGGGGGCCGCGCATTTAGACGCATCAATCACAGCCGCTGACAGCTTCAACAATAACAGGGCGCGGTTAAAGATGCGTCCGTGCACTGCGAGTTGTTTACCACTgtttatgcattttaaaaataaataaataataatataagtaaTGATTATTGaaagtttgatttatttctctcttttttttgttatacatGATAGTCTCATTTTTAGCcttgttttctatttgtttttcataatgtttAAAAGGGAACATCAAATTCTAATAAATTGAACACAGATTATGTGATTTTAGCGTCTTTaatatttgttgttattgtggttATTTTCCCGCCCTCAGCCTCCCTCAGGCAGCGGGGCCTCTGTGGCATCTTTCTTTGGCCGGATTGCATTAAAGTTAAACGGCTCATCGGAGATAAAACAGGCCCGGCAGGCAGTGAAATGTGAAGCGGCAGAGCCACAGCCTGAGCCACAGCCTGAGCCACAGCCATGCAGAGGCAGCGCCGGGCCGCCCATTAGGCCGgttaaacacagacactgacaggtCTGCCACTAATGGAGCTCAATTATTCCCAGCGTGACAAGCCAAAGCAATTAATAAGCGAAGGCCGATGGAGTTTGACAGAGCAGTTTGAACACCAAAACcgttgttttttgtgtaatataaatatgtattagAAGGATTACGCAACAGtgtcacagtttgtttgttttttatttattaattcatgaaAAAATGTAGGAAGTCATATGacaattatttgtttaaaatagtcatgattttcttttcagtcaATTTGCAATAAATGATTTGtgtaaaagttttgttttattaaaattaaatcattaaaatagcCAATGTCAAAATTTAAAAATTAGACgcaacatttcaaacatttaaagtaatgaatataaataaatacataaataaataaattaaattaaataaggaTTCTTGTATTTTgtcacatcagtgtttttaagcTTACCTTCTTCTTGGGTCCAACTTCCTTACGGTCCGTCACGTACTTCCCCAGCTTGAAGACGCCCGGTACCGGTCCTATCCGGAGTCCGGCTGGGATGCTGCAGTCCGCAAACACACTGACGGTGGTGGACGCCCTGGTGGCTTGCATGGCGTGGGGTGAGATCAGAACCATGAAGACTGATGGAGACCGAGTGAGAGCGCAGggaaggaggatgaggatgaggagaggaggagaggatgaagacCGGCCGATATCCGCCCTCAAAGTGACGCGGTGGTGTTTTGCTCCCCAGCTTTTCTACTCGTGGTGAAGGCAAGGTAGctcccaccccccaccccacacccccccacacacacacaccccaccaACACACTTCAGCCGCTCTAACTCCAGGAGGCGGGGCTGCACAGAGGTGATGCTGTGCTATGTTAGGTGTAGTTGGTTCGTTGAGTGTGAGAGAGTTGTGCTCTCCCAGCAGCTGTGAGGAGAGGGGAGAACGGGCCGCCCGGTCACATGGAGACTTTCCCTCACCCCCGCCGCATAATGAATTGCTCCAAAACGGTCAAGAGACACAAAGGGCCAGGCGACCTTCCCATCCCCAAAATCCAATTTGTCAAGGGCAGAGAAAAGAGGGTGCAGAATCAAAGGTCCACAGCGACCATTAATCCTCAGCATGTGGCTTTGTCCTCCAGACAGTTCCGATATTTTCACTGACAAATCCACTGTATAATTTGTCCATAAATCCTCGCCCTTTCCCATTCTCCCCTTTTAAGGCAGGGCTTGGAAATGAGTGGCTACTTTAAATCTACTTGGCTGGCATTCTTTGGGTTTTATATACTTCAAAGCGTCTTTATTCTCCCTCCTCTTTTTGTGTCCTTAGGTTAACAAAAGGCCCAGGAAAGTTTAGAGGACTTGTTAACTCCTATTGACTCTCGGCGTGTGCCGGTTTGCGATCAGGCAGGTACTGAAAAGGCAGAACCACcagtaagaaaaagaagaaaaaaaaaaaacctaaatataACCAGCACCATCTTCCcaacgcacgcgcacacacacgcactttattgtctttttgatGCAACGCCGTTTATTtgcaaaaggagaaaagaaaaataacgaTTTGTGTCTAGTGTGTGATTTCCGTTGGTGaatttagttattttattttttatctattaAAGTGGGGAAAGTATTTTAGAGttagtttttttaaagatgttcCCTAATTGCCACACAATATATATAGACTATTAAAAtagacatttattattatttttggattaattacagtatattatttattcttctcccatttttttccccacatgtacacatatacatttccattttctgattgtcattgattgattgattggtttcACAAACAGATGCATCAATTGTAGTAAATACTGAGATATGTTTTCAACATAATgtgggaaataaaaacacacaaattcaaTATATgaccaaaatgtaaaatgagtaACTCCATTCAGGTGACCACAAATTTATGGTCTgtaatatacacacaaaataacCCAGAAGCCTTGGttgattgatttattggttAATTGATGAATTAATTCAGTCATGATTGATTGACACAAAGCATTGCATCATTGTATATGATTGGatgcagaggcagaggcagcaTGTGGCTCAGTGCAGCAGGTTGTTAAAAGTTGACGGAGGACGCTTTTGATTCTGTGACTCGGAGTCGGGAAGAAAAACACGAGCCTGTGGGCGATCAATTCAGACCATGAACAtgtttgacctgtgacctgtctgttgctgcttctgctgctgctgggtgaaTCACACGTCCACACATAGAGACGTGGACTGAGCGCCATTTACCTGCGCGCCgatttgagtcattttttatttcttaagaATGCATCAAGTGAGCCGCAGAATAAATTAGggcaacataaaacacaacctACAGCTGCGTTACGTTCTCAATCTCTGTTGtcccgctcactctcctgcgcACTCAGTTAAAGCGAAGGAGCGACACGCGAACAATCTCATCAATGGGCGCAATGTTTGCACCCGGCTGTGCGGAGAGGTTATTTATTAACGCCTCGGCATTTGCGGCTGGTTCCCATCCACCCATGTGCTGCTTTTAAGAAAACCAGCACTTCTTCACAGTGAAATTAATTATTCTACGGGGTAGAAGGAGAAGAcgttttctttctgtttgcGTAGAAGTCGCTGGGTGTGAGCccccttcatcctcctcctcctcctcctgcttcagtGTGAAGGCCCGGAGAGTAGTGAAAAGGCTCGATGTCAGGGTGAAAGCAGCGTTGGAAGCAAATGGGAtggaaaattaaatgaaattaaatggcTTGACCGGCGCTATTGTCCCTCCTCCCTCTTAAAAGAATAAGACACATTAATTACATGGTCGGATCTTTACTCTGGGACAATATTGCGGAGTCAATCAACACGAATTCTGCAAGTGCGCTTCTCTCAAATGAACCCTTTAATGAACCTAAATAACGAGCTGAGAAGAATCGGAGTTTTTTGGGGGAGACATTTTTATGGGGCGGCTCTGCCTGGCTTTTGCCATGCagcccttttcttttcttcaacttttctccctcactctctctccctttctgtgtgtttcatctATCTAAATGGTGGGGTTCTGATTTAACTGGTTGGCCATTAATGAGCCATGAATATAGAGGAACAACCTGTCTGCAAAGCAGCGCAGTAAATACAGAGAGCAATGCCCCACCAGGATCACCATTCATGCACCATGACTATACCGCAGGGTGCCAAGGGTTCACCACCACCTCTCCTGGACTGGTTTCAATGGCCCGCCATTTAAGAGCtcagaagaaaacacattttttatgtcGACCCATAAACTTTGTTTGGCTCCATTCAATAGGAGCCGCAATCATTGTCCCACTTAGCAATGTGGCCTATTTCTCACAGATTCCCACGTCTTAGAAAATGACCACgtgtttgtttaaatgcatttatttgttcatgtaatcccacacatttacagtcatttgAATTCAAACAGAAGATCAGTGAAATCCTCGTGAtttccaaaagaaaaatgaaatcatgaTTCCTCTGAGGATGAGTTAAATCCTCATGATTCCCAACAGGAATATCGTGAATATCAAGAATCATCTCTCAGATATGAGTCAGAAAAAATCCACCTCATCCATGTTTCCACAtgccctttatttatttttttctttatttgaaaacGATCCCACTTTTTCTCGACGGTGTTAAACTCCTCGATAAACCTGAGGGAAAAATGCAAGCTGCTGTGCAGAGAGCAGACCAGCTGCCTTTATGCGGGTGGGACATTTGCGACGCGTTTGAATAGTAATTGTGCTTGTATGGGACTCCCACCAGATGACATGATTGGGATTTTAACCCAGACTAATATTCAAAATCGCATTAGAAAGGATCCGAATAAACGGCACCTGATTCAACGCTGTTCATGCGTAAGCTCATTCCAAATGGCTCTCCTCTCCGCCTCCTCTGAAGGGGGCTGCACCATTTCAAAGTATTCAAAGTGtctgaaagttttttttttcgccAGCCCACATTTCCCTGACTTAAACTCACTTTGTCTCGCATGAGGAGACGCGAATAAAAGCGTGCGAGGTTGCGGGAATTGATATGTTTCGGTGTACCTTATAAATTCATACCTTTTCTCACTCGAGCGCCTCAGAAAGAAAGTGTCACTCAGGCCGATTCTCTCTGCTGTCCGGCGCATTTAGCAGGAGATCTATTTGAGGAGTTCATTCCTAGGCAAATGTATGCAAGCAGGGCCGCGCATGAATGGAGCAGCGTGTCAGCCGACCCTAATTGGGATTTAGCCACCCAAAGCATATGCACAAAGTAACAGAAACTGGCAGGTTTCAAAGGGAAACTCCCCAACTTTTGCCCTTCGTGGTGAATATGGGGAGCAGTTTCCCCTTCGCTCCGAGCGAAACGCCATTTTCTCCCAGGATGAAGGTTCGTGACCCATTTGGCTGCGCGGTGCGTTTCTGCGAACTGAAAGTGTGAGCAAAACAACTTCAGTGGCAAAGAGCATGTTTAAGGACGTGTTGGACTGTAACCCTGACAGCACCGCATGTTTGAAAGGGGTCAAAAGTCTCatcttttaagtgtttttaaaaaaaaataaaaaaatagaaatctaTCGTTTGTAGTTTAAGCCAACCACctgttataaataataataaatagtaatcattattattattattttataatgatAAGATGTTGATGTGGGAAATTGGAATTGGAAAAGTGGAATTTGAGAGACAGCATTTCGCCACatctgtgtctgagtgtgtaATATTTCTGAACGAAAATGTAGCGACTGtacgttttatttattaatttatgtctttatgtatttatttctttattatacaCGCGGTAGCTTATAATAGCCTTTACCGGTGCGTAAAATCACCGTGACTTTCCTCCTCTAAGGACGAGCACCATGGAGAGCTCcgcattccacacacacacacacaaacacacagacacacacacacacacacactcaacctcTCTCGTCTGTGtgtaattatataaaataaagtccGTTCTCTCATATACAGAATAGAGCATGCGTTCATGTGCTTGAGCTTGAACGTAAACGAAGGCTATGAGATGATTTGTCGTCTATGAAGctgcggtgtgtgtgtatgcgcttGTTTCGGGTTGAGAGCACATTATTAATTTGCTGTAACAAAATGTGATCTAATGATACGAGCGTCTCGCGCGGCTCCTCATTATGTCCGCGACTGACAGTTTTTCGGGTTCAGACTAATTGTGTCCAGCGTGTTCGGGTGGGGGTGAGCTTGTGGAAGTGATGTCCGAGAGAAATATTGATTATCTTTATGACGAATCAATCGTAAATTTAGGATTATATATGAATGCAGTGCTGTGGATGTTAGGCGGTGGTGCAAacattttttctcctttttcctcttaaaatacatttttgaattccacgtttgaataaataataatataaaaaatatatataagcAGCACCTAGTCCTGTACCTACTGTAAATTGGAAAAGAAAACTTTAAATACGGTGCCTTTCTCCTTTGGTAAAGGCTATAGCTGTTTTAATGTTCACTGTGGAATCTGTTGTTGTAACTAACTTAGAAATTACATTAATGTACTAAATTGTACAAAATATAGCGCCCTTTCAATGTGGAGTTTATGGTTTTTAATCTTTACTTGATTTAGTCAGCTATGTATGATTCATTGTCATAATAATGGCACACTTATGTTATTGTTGCCATATTAAATACTACTATTCTTCCAGTCTTTTGTTGCCAGATTTGTGTGTTGCAAGTTTCAGGGTTTCAAGTCACTCCCAATCAGCAGCTGGAGGAAAAGGTGTGGAAGAGGATGGAATGAGGACAGAAAACAGCAGTGCACTCAGTCCACATCAGAGCAAAATTTGAATAATGGATTCACAATAGCCCTCCAGAAAGTGTCAACCCAACTGTCTTGACCCTCAGGTGTCTCCTCTGTGTATATCCAAAGCTTTAAACATTACCAtactttgtttttcagacatacatactgtatgcatatatatatatatatatatatatatacacacacctgGATTTCATGGATCTAGTATTTGTGTCcttaaataaacacttaaataagacatcAAGTAAAAGAGAGACAAGGGAAATGAATGCTGATAGCTTTATTTGCAGTGAGAAAACAGGGCATGGCACATAAACGTGTAGACACCATGAGCAGTATAGGCATATTGAGATGCAAGGTTTAACTCTGTAGTAAAGGGTTATTCATGGTCTTCTTGTCCAGATCAAAGGTTGAAGGTCAGTGCCCAGACAAGGCGTTTGGTCAGTGCAAAGCTCAGAGGGGCGTGGAGGTTTTAGACTGAGAGGAGGTCACTTGGGAATTTGTGCTGTTCACTCTTCTTCAGATTCATCGGCTGCACCACTAATGGTGTAATTTTGTTCCTGGTGGTCCGTCTCCACCACATCACCCTCCTTTTTGACGGTTCTGtcaggaaggaaagaagaaacaGAGGGCTGACTGCTGGTCCTAACTCTTAAGTTAAGCTGTCATAAAACAAAGTATGTTTTGCTTCTGACTGAAAGATGTGTCTGATAACATTTTGTGTGCTACAATAGAAAGaagctttgtttgagagaagTGGAAATGATACCTGGAGGTACCTTTACCTAATCAGCACCGTTCGTCTCTCCGTCAGCTCCACAGCCTGATCGCCGTAGGCCTCCAGGTTGCCGTCATATATGTCTGATCCGTATCTCATCCCGGCATTACTAGTGTCACCCACTCCTCCAGCAATTTTCCCCTTCCCACCAAGTCCGGATAATGCAACATCCCCACCAACACCCTCAGTTCCTCCGCCACCTAAGATGCCACTGCCCACTCCATGGTTTTTGCCTCCAATAGTTCCTCCACTGAGCCCCATGTCGCCTCCAGCACCGAAGGATCCCCCAACACCTGTTCCCATTCCCCCGGCACCAAAACCTGCACCTCCAGGTCCAGTACCCTGCCCTCCAACACCAGCACTTCCAGCACCCAGTCCACCAGTGCCAACACCACTAATTCCTCCGGCACCAAAACCTGCACCTCCAAGTCCAGCACCCTGCCCTCCAACACCAGAACCAGCACCCAGTCCACCAGTGCCAACACCACTAATTCCCCCTGCACCAAAACCTGCACCTCCAGGTCCAGTACCTTGCCCTCCAACACCAGAACCAGCGCTACCAGCACCTAGTCCACCAGTGCCAACACCACTAATTCCTCCGGGACCCAAACCCACACCTCCAGGTCCAGTACCCTGCCCTCCAATAATTCCTCCAGCACCCACTCCACTACCACCAACCATACCCACACCACCAACACTGGCTCCTATTTCTCCACCTACACCCCCTGTTCCCAATCCATGACTACCAATTACGTCCTTTCCAACTGACCTACCAGCAGGACCTCCAGCACCCATTCTTCCACCCACACCCCCAGCAGAACTGCCTGAAATCATGCCCCCACCCATTCCTCCACTCCCCATGCCTCCAGCTCCAGTACCACTGCCACCTATCAGTCCACCACCCATTCCTCCCTGGCTTCCTCCTCCAAAGCTCATCCCTCCACCAATGGCGCTCATGGAACAGGTGGTAAGAGACAGAGTTTGCATCATTCCAGACAGTCGCAGGTCTTCTCCCTCGATCAATTTTctacaaagaaaatacaaataatgacaaAGTTACTTGTATTCATTCACATGGCAATGTGTCCCTTTTAAGGAGTGCTGTTACTTTACCTGTATGTTGTGATCTCAATCTCCAGAGCCATCTTAATATTCAGGAGGTCTTGGTATTCACGCAGGTGAAGCGCAATTTTCTCTTTTGTGGATTTTAGCTCAAGCTGCAGGGCTTCAATCCGCGCCTATGAGGTTAACAAACCCAGGACATTGCCACAAGAGTGAGCTGTTGTTGTGAATCTATGTTTATATGCATCACAGTCTGACTCTGGTGTGAGTCTGCACTCACCTGCAGGGCTTCCAGTTCCTTTCTGTACTTCTCTTGCATCTCACGGATTTTAGCCTCTAGTGCCTCATTCTTGGTTCTCAAGGCATCCAAGtcactttctttgttttggaTCTGGAGATATTTTTTAGCATGATTTAAGATAATAGTCATTTCAATTTTGATTCTTAATCAAACTTGATTattaatttcacttttttgaCACTCACATCCTTCTTGGCACCTGTTATTCCTTCCCTGAAGCTTCGAAGCCTATCCACATGCCCAGACGTTTTCTTGGTCATATCTTCAAACTTGTTCTTATACCACGAGTCCATTTCCTAAAAAGGAAGGATCATTTTGCATATATTGATTTGGAAAACAGACGCCTTTTGCTGCAGTGTGATTATACCTGGAGATTTTTGGCTGCAATATCATCGTACTGGTTTTGgatttgtttcattgcagccgcCAAGTCAGGCAGAGTGTACGTACTCTCAACCATGGCATGAGCCGCATAGATCTGTTTCATGAGCTCATCAATTTCCTGGAaaatgggaaagaaaagaaaagtttttatCAAAATGAGagccaaaacaaacatgtagttGTAATGCGAAGATGTTATCTACCTGTTGATGCACCCGTTTCAGGAATTCAATTTCAACTTCCAGTTGCTCCAGCTTCTTCTCCAAAGCAATGCGCGAGGAGGTGGCGTGGTCAACATCCTGAagaaattacagttttattattaactgtgttcatgacaaaaaacaacaacaatatggTGAAGACTGGATTATTTCCCAATTTTATGAAACCTACTGGACGGAAGCTTTCTATTTCTAGCTCAGCTttcttcctcagctccactgccTCCTCATACTTGATTTTCATTGCCTCGAGTTGACCAGCTGCAGACTCCTTAGCTGCCAAGGAAATGTCCTGAAAACCATAAAGCCATAATTAACCTGCTTACCTATGTGTGTGTCATTAGTCATCTCCCCGTTTGCCTGCCAGAAAGAAGCAGGCAAATATTTCAGGCAGAAAACACCAAGGTTCCTTACCTTGGTGTTTTCAAAACTTGAAACAAGGCAAGGTATCATTGCTTGGATGGATCTCATGCAGGTGAGTAAGGTGTAAACCTTGCTGTAAACAAAGAATTCACTCTTTCTGCTCTATTttgcatcatatatatatatacatatatatatatatatatatacatatatacatatatatacagtatatatatatatatatatttacacatatatatatacacatatatatatgaaagaatgaaagaaacaaagaaagaaacagaagaagtgTGCAGCTTGTCTCA from the Solea senegalensis isolate Sse05_10M linkage group LG9, IFAPA_SoseM_1, whole genome shotgun sequence genome contains:
- the zgc:172323 gene encoding vimentin; protein product: MSCSPERISSYRRHFEDSSTFSQQVRVSSPSPTRRETRRASSGYSCRPGAGGLRYESAGRRTVSAARRSRMVGGGVGAGALVCVGPGGETAIDLDVASAENHEFLNTRTSERKEMIVLNDRLAVYIEKVRSLEQQNKLLEAEIEAYQNRFQKPSGLRLLYEEQLRELQRIAEQMRFQRDISLAAKESAAGQLEAMKIKYEEAVELRKKAELEIESFRPDVDHATSSRIALEKKLEQLEVEIEFLKRVHQQEIDELMKQIYAAHAMVESTYTLPDLAAAMKQIQNQYDDIAAKNLQEMDSWYKNKFEDMTKKTSGHVDRLRSFREGITGAKKDIQNKESDLDALRTKNEALEAKIREMQEKYRKELEALQARIEALQLELKSTKEKIALHLREYQDLLNIKMALEIEITTYRKLIEGEDLRLSGMMQTLSLTTCSMSAIGGGMSFGGGSQGGMGGGLIGGSGTGAGGMGSGGMGGGMISGSSAGGVGGRMGAGGPAGRSVGKDVIGSHGLGTGGVGGEIGASVGGVGMVGGSGVGAGGIIGGQGTGPGGVGLGPGGISGVGTGGLGAGSAGSGVGGQGTGPGGAGFGAGGISGVGTGGLGAGSGVGGQGAGLGGAGFGAGGISGVGTGGLGAGSAGVGGQGTGPGGAGFGAGGMGTGVGGSFGAGGDMGLSGGTIGGKNHGVGSGILGGGGTEGVGGDVALSGLGGKGKIAGGVGDTSNAGMRYGSDIYDGNLEAYGDQAVELTERRTVLIRTVKKEGDVVETDHQEQNYTISGAADESEEE